A genomic stretch from Candidatus Binatia bacterium includes:
- a CDS encoding chlorite dismutase family protein: protein MSEWPSGLVPSAGWPVMHLFYRVDRARWRALTDGARTAAIEEMQRWIGGRVAEADLQVIATAGVTKFDLGFVAVHPDLWRLQRLSQEVAATALGSCLTPVYSFLSMSEASEYISDERDWARLLIEEHKLDPAAPEFAARFAALRKRTAAYAESRLHPRLPENYPILCFYPMAKARRDGDNWYKLGFEERKRLMLGHGEAGRRFADRVSQLITTCTGLDDWEWGVTLFSRDLKAIRDIVYELRYDPASAVYGLFGPFYIGIRLEPDQFGVALQL, encoded by the coding sequence ATGAGCGAGTGGCCCAGCGGGCTCGTGCCCTCGGCGGGCTGGCCCGTCATGCACCTCTTCTATCGTGTCGACCGCGCGCGCTGGCGAGCGCTGACCGACGGCGCGCGCACAGCGGCAATCGAAGAGATGCAACGATGGATCGGTGGCCGGGTCGCCGAGGCGGACCTGCAGGTCATCGCCACGGCGGGGGTGACCAAGTTCGATCTCGGCTTCGTCGCGGTTCACCCCGATCTGTGGCGCCTGCAACGGCTCTCGCAGGAGGTCGCAGCGACCGCGCTCGGGTCGTGCCTGACGCCCGTGTACTCGTTTCTTTCGATGAGCGAGGCGAGCGAGTATATCTCCGACGAGCGCGACTGGGCTCGGTTGCTCATCGAGGAACATAAGCTCGACCCGGCGGCCCCGGAATTCGCGGCGCGCTTCGCGGCGCTGCGCAAGCGCACCGCGGCTTACGCGGAGTCGCGGCTCCATCCGCGGCTGCCGGAGAATTACCCGATCCTGTGCTTTTACCCGATGGCCAAAGCACGGCGCGACGGGGACAACTGGTACAAACTCGGTTTCGAGGAGCGCAAGCGGCTCATGCTGGGACACGGAGAGGCCGGCCGGCGATTCGCCGACCGCGTCAGTCAACTCATCACGACCTGTACCGGACTTGACGACTGGGAGTGGGGCGTGACCCTGTTCTCCCGCGACCTCAAGGCCATCCGCGACATCGTCTACGAATTGCGCTACGACCCGGCAAGCGCCGTCTACGGGTTATTCGGGCCTTTCTATATCGGCATCC